Below is a window of Camelina sativa cultivar DH55 chromosome 11, Cs, whole genome shotgun sequence DNA.
TTCATAGTATACACACAGGAAGACCATTGGACCACTCAATTTCCGGGTTGCAATATAGAAAATAGCACATGGCTCTAAGcaagtttatattattaccaaactataaattaattgacagttttctttttctgtacATTAGTCTGAAACAAGAGTAATAGAGGCTAAGTTCTTTAGCCAGAACCAATTGGtatagaacaaaacaaatcaacttaaaaCAGGCAAGATTGAAAATGAATGAATACTTTGCCCACAGAGTCAGATTCTTGATCAAAACAGATTTCCAATCACATCAGTGAGTTGAGCTGTCACAAAGTTATAGTTGTATCATTTACTGTTTCTTTCAGTCTATAATTTATATCCCACAACCAACGTGTGTGCTTTGTAGCAACCTACAATGCTATGAAAGCTTTCACAATTGTAGATTAACTATATGATagcattctctctttcttttcttataaccATTTTTAATTGTATCTTGTTTGGGTTTAGCATCTGATATCTTTAATTGGCAAACACAACTGAGATAACTCATCTGACGATAATCACATGCCCATTGATCACATCCATGTGATTTTTATAATAGATACAGAGGAAACACTACTGATCTTTTAAAGACAAAATCATCACATGGATCCCAAATTCACAACTCAAAACTTTGATTCAACAAAAACGATGCATCGAAGCTTCAACAGTAGCTGCTAAAaaaggattttaatttttaaaacattgtgCATGTAACAAAAGAGGACTCAGATTCGCCTTTTCTCAGACAGATTAGAGAGGATACACTCTTCCGCCATGGCTgctgacaaagaaaaaaaaagacttttttttttcctttatagcCCCGCCATGAAAGAGAGAGTGTTACCACAATGTCTGGTCTACTGACTTCTTAAGAATCATCATCGTCTccccaataataataataataataataataataataagaaagagatagagatcgAGGCAAAGCAGAATCAGTGAGCAAAGAAGATCAGAAGGAGTAgagatggtggtggaggagatttgATTGGACGATTCATCACCACTTTAACAAGTGGCTCGTCAACAAATATTTGAAATCATCGGATCCGCTTCCACCGGAAGAAAAAAATCCTCCGGGAGCAGAAACCTCATACTTAAACTAATGAgagagcaaaaccctaaaaaaaaaaaagctcactcTTTTTTGGGGGAATATATAGAGTACCCAATTCCCAATTTTACCCTCCGATGATTCAGCTTTTTTTACTCGGACAGGTCAAGGGTATAACGGTCATTCACGGAAGAGTACTAAAATTGATTGTACAGCTTCGTTACAACTATGGAGTAAACCTTTTAGATGGTCTCTTTGCCTTTCTGCTTAACTAATCTTGTGTCAATGACTTGTCCTGATGAGTTGATAGTATAAGTAACCTGTTTATGATAAAACAAAGAACACTTGAGTTATGTTCATTTTGGTCTTGAAAAAACATATCTTAGCAGAAGAGTGGAAGTAAACTACTTACAAACTCTGAGAAGCTAACTCTGTGAAGAAGAAACCCATCTTCCATTTCTCTGACATAAGATTATGCATTTCTCTCAGATATTAGGATTGAGCTTTCATAGTTTATGATTATAATGTCATAATAAAGATCTTCTTACCTCTTGTTACTATCAGAAGTTAGACCTCGGTTCTCTGATTGATTAGGAACCGTAATGCAAGTCAAGCTCTCGCTGGTGCAGCCTTTTTCGCTTATATATAAGTTCTTGTATCATCAAAAGTTTTCTCCTCTCAGATTAATCATAAACTTTGATTTCTCGACAATACGATGGGATATTTCAATGTCTTACCACTCCATATTTGGTCATGATTTGATAAAATGTCCTTGCAAATTCCTTGGGCTCCTTCCTTAGAGTGAGTAACGAGTCTGATCCAACAACAATACGCCTGTATCAAGAACGACTATTGATTGTTTAATCCATTGGACCGATTATATGGACTAATTTTGGAGGGCAGAGAGCAAAATGGGTCACAAAAAAAGTGACAGAGCACTTGTTGCATTGTTTTTCTACAGGTTCTTGAGAGATCAAGAGAGTCTATGAGCTGAAATAACCAACTTACCAGTCTCCATCTGCTGCTTTAAGAATCCTTGTTAGCCTTTTCAATTGACTGATCGTAGAGCCATTCAATGTTCCACCGAGCAAATCCTTCAGTttcaatcaatcaaaacaaGGAAACGAAGAATCAATATAAGCTTAACAAAAGTTCTATAAAATTCACAGAAACAAACGGGTTCTACCTGCTGTAGTGAGCCAATGTCTACGAAAACAACATCCAAGGATCCATTAAAAGGCATTGCGATGCGCTCTCTGGAATATCCAGATCCTTTCTTTCTAGTGTACCTAAAACGCATCTAACTGATTAGTCTTCTTGTTACGTTACATCAACAGAACTTAAGCTAACTAACAGGGTTTATATTCCAGAGGATCTCAAGTTACCATGGAATTTTCAGTGAAGAAGACACTCGAGAAGCCTGCGAAAAGATCAATACACTCATTAATCATACAAACTGCTCAACAAAAGAGATTCAGAACTTTTCTGTCACAATTCAAGTAAAATTAAGCTGAAGAACTGACATGTTGCAGGAGTGGGTCATCTTCTCCATGTTCACTTGAGCTCACCACAAATTTTGCCTTGTAAGTTTCTGCAgctttctccatcttcatcgATCAAACAGTAACAAAAATAAGTACAATATGATGTCTCGAccttaaaaattcaaacttttggATCTGAGGAGGCTAGGAAAATctagaaagaaccaaactttttGACCTGAAACCAATGGACTCGATAACAACTAGATAAATTGCAGAGacgaaaacaaattttatgttccaaccaaaaaaaaagaaaggaggaagatgagAAACGAACCAATCGGAGAAGGTGAGTTTGGCGGTGAAGAGGCCTGAAACCTCCTCCGGCGACGGAGATGAAATAAAGATCTAGAGGTGTGGCATTGTCAACGTCGTTACTAGAGAAGAATGGGTGACCCAAATGCAGAGACACATAGACGATGAGACAGAGAGATAATTGTATGAAGATTGTACAACCCCATGAAGATTGCTTCatgcctctttttttttatctgaattCTTAGTTTTACTcacagagagacagagagagagagagattgaaactAAAAATGAAGGAAACAGTTTAAAagttgtcttttttattttctccaagTGGTGGTAAGAGACTGCAACATtagcatgatgatgatgatgaactgaCTCATTCACACACGCACAATTTCTTAATGGAACAAATAATTAAGATGAGATCACATCACATCGTACACGAAAGATTCGTGGATGAACATGACTGGTTTCCCTAGTTTCGATTTTAAATTTCATCATTGTATATATTTCTTACACAATATTGAAGAGTGAAAAGCCCAGCCCATAAATCTCCTTTCAACGCAAGTCTTGTAGATAAAATGGATCAAAAATGATATAGAGAAATTTCACAAGGACAGTAGACTCACAAACTGAGGTATCTCTGATTTCTACAAGAgataacaaaattttcattaaggGTTTCAAGAGCAAGCCCATCTAGATAATTTCATGCTCGTCattctccttttcttgtttGCTTTATTCTTAGAAGCTAACCTCAGTTTCCTCTTGGCGTTTCTCTCTGGATTTACCACTGCCATTAGCTTCTCTTCtcgctttctcttctctcttttcgttCTCNNNNNNNNNNNNNNNNNNNNNNNNNNNNNNNNNNNNNNNNNNNNNNNNNNNNNNNNNNNNNNNNNNNNNNNNNNNNNNNNNNNNNNNNNNNNNNNNNNNNNNNNNNNNNNNNNNNNNNNNNNNNNNNNNNNNNNNNNNNNNNNNNNNNNNNNNNNNNNNNNNNNNNNNNNNNNNNNNNNNNNNNNNNNNNNNNNNNNNNNNNNNNNNNNNNNNNNNNNNNNNNNNNNNNNNNNNNNNNNNNNNNNNNNNNNNNNNNNNNNNNNNNNNNNNNNNNNNNNNNNNNNNNNNNNNNNNNNNNNNNNNNNNNNNNNNNNNNNNNNNNNNNNNNNNNNNNNNNNNNNNNNNNNNNNNNNNNNNNNNNNNNNNNNNNNNNNNNNNNNNNNNNNNNNNNNNNNNNNNNNNNNNNNNNNNNNNNNNNNNNNNNNNNNNNNNNNNNNNNNNNNNNNNNNNNNNNNNNNNNNNNNNNNNNNNNNNNNNNNNNNNNNNNNNNNNNNNNNNNNNNNNNNNNNNNNNNNNNNNNNNNNNNNNNNNNNNNNNNNNNNNNNNNNNNNNNNNNNNNNNNNNNNNNNNNNNNNNNNNNNNNNNNNNNNNNNNNNNNNNNNNNNNNNNNNNNNNNNNNNNNNNNNNNNNNNNNNNNNNNNNNNNNNNNNNNNNNNNNNNNNNNNNNNNNNNNNNNNNNNNNNNNNNNNNNNNNNNNNNNNNNNNNNNNNNNNNNNNNNNNNNNNNNNNNNNNNNNNNNNNNNNNNNNNNNNNNNNNNNNNNNNNNNNNNNNNNNNNNNNNNNNNNNNNNNNNNNNNNNNNNNNNNNNNNNNNNNNNNNNNNNNNNNNNNNNNNNNNNNNNNNNNNNNNNNNNNNNNNNNNNNNNNNNNNNNNNNNNNNNNNNNNNNNNNNNNNNNNNNNNNNNNNNNNNNNNNNNNNNNNNNNNNNNNNNNNNNNNNNNNNNNNNNNNNNNNNNNNNNNNNNNNNNNNNNNNNNNNNNNNNNNNNNNNNNNNNNNNNNNNNNNNNNNNNNNNNNNNNNNNNNNNNNNNNNNNNNNNNNNNNNNNNNNNNNNNNNNNNNNNNNNNNNNNNNNNNNNNNNNNNNNNNNNNNNNNNNNNNNNNNNNNNNNNNNNNNNNNNNNNNNNNNNNNNNNNNNNNNNNNNNNNNNNNNNNNNNNNNNNNNNNNNNNNNNNNNNNNNNNNNNNNNNNNNNNNNNNNNNNNNNNNNNNNNNNNNNNNNNNNNNNNNNNNNNNNNNNNNNNNNNNNNNNNNNNNNNNNNNNNNNNNNNNNNNNNNNNNNNNNNNNNNNNNNNNNNNNNNNNNNNNNNNNNNNNNNNNNNNNNNNNNNNNNNNNNNNNNNNNNNNNNNNNNNNNNNNNNNNNNNNNNNNNNNNNNNNNNNNNNNNNNNNNNNNNNNNNNNNNNNNNNNNNNNNNNNNNNNNNNNNNNNNNNNNNNNNNNNNNNNNNNNNNNNNNNNNNNNNNNNNNNNNNNNNNNNNNNNNNNNNNNNNNNNNNNNNNNNNNNNNNNNNNNNNNNNNNNNNNNNNNNNNNNNNNNNNNNNNNNNNNNNNNNNNNNNNNNNNNNNNNNNNNNNNNNNNNNNNNNNNNNNNNNNNNNNNNNNNNNNNNNNNNNNNNNNNNNNNNNNNNNNNNNNNNNNNNNNNNNNNNNNNNNNNNNNNNNNNNNNNNNNNNNNNNNNNNNNNNNNNNNNNNNNNNNNNNNNNNNNNNNNNNNNNNNNNNNNNNNNNNNNNNNNNNNNNNNNNNNNNNNNNNNNNNNNNNNNNNNNNNNNNNNNNNNNNNNNNNNNNNNNNNNNNNNNNNNNNNNNNNNNNNNNNNNNNNNNNNNNNNNNNNNNNNNACAATATTGGCTGTGAGCAAATCAACATCAACGTTGTCCCTGGTGGATTGCTCCTTTAACTGGAAGCAAAGAGAAACAGCCACCATGAACAGGCTACTTGGCTTCTCTAAAAGAGAATTGGCCACTAATGTCTGAGATTCTGCTCTTTTCTTCCCAGCCAATGCCACAAAATAACGATTTAGAAGCCGGCAGGATATCTCTCGCAACCATACGTGTGGGTGCAACAAGAACTTAAACACCATTTTCCAAATATCCTGTAAAATATACATCAGAAAATATTGAGGCCCAATATGTAAATTCTTCCGACCGAAAAAAGGGAAATAatcaacaagaaagaaagaaagacaaatgACAGGCTCAGAAGGAAAAAGTTCCCAACTAAGTCCAAGATAGTGATTGATAATAAAGCTAAAGCAGTAATTTTCTGAGCTGGAGACCTCTATCTCAAGATTTGACAACAAGCTAAGATCAATGGTCCTATAATCTTGACAACGGGCAAAAATTAATAACTATCAAAAgctaatgtgtatatatacatcaGAGCTTCATGATACAGTGATTGACGAGACAAGTACTTATCAGAAGTCTACTGCGACAATAAACCACATTTAGCATCATACGACTGAGTGCATACCTCTAAGTCTTTTCCGAAACTTAAATCTGGAAATTGCTCGAGCATCTTCTCTATCATAACCAGTGAGTAGTATGCTTCCTTCCAATAAGGAAGACTGCCTTCTTCAACAGTATCCTGCAACTGTACGCTAGAAGCACTAACAGCAGACTCCAGAATCGTTTTAGCATCCTGCAATATATTGTAGATATGCTTCCGGAATGTTTTCTTCATGGTGTCAATAAAAAATCCCAATACCTGTACAGCAACCAGAAAATAAATGAACTTCAATTCCGCAAGAAGCAAGGAACATTATACAAAAGGGGCCAACATAATATGAACGAAAAAACCTTCAGGTAACACCACTTGTTATTCCTGTTTCttgcatatttaaaaatatatacgtTCCTACTTCCTACTGTCTGACATCCAACTATTGTCACAAAGCGAGCTAAATAAGAACATAAACCCTCAGCTTTTACCTGTGCTGCACAAGCCCGTAAGTTCTGCTGCTTATACCAACACAAACAGTACAAGAGACTGGAATCAACTTGATCTGTACTCATGCGACCTATCAGAAGTTTTATCAAAGCACCAACATGATACCGCACATCTTTATCAATCTCATTGGCCAAACAAAGAACAAGTTGAAGGAACAATGTTTTCGACTGCCGATCAAGATCCGACTGCTTGCCGAGATTAGGTTCTGAGAATTTCAAGATTAGCGCTTCAAGCATGTCAAGAACTGCTTCTCTTCCAGTTGAATATTCATACCTGAAGAAAAAATTCAATCagtataagaaaaataagagccAAATTGAATTCACACTCTGCGCATACGTACCTCAGATTTTCCAGCAGAAAGTTCACATGTTGCTCTAAACGTTTTTCAGAAAGCGTATAGTGGACGATAAATTGCAACAGTATCTGTTTACATTTCTTGCGGATTGGATCCGACTGACTTTTTACCATCAATTCTGAAACCTGAGTAGCAATGTCATATATCTCTGGAACCACAAGCTTCCGTTTCACGATGGCCTTGAGGAGTGAAAGAGCAATAAAGGATGTGTCTGACTCCAGATTCTCCAGATCAACAAACATGGGGAACTGAACCAACATTTTCAACTGCTCAGATgataaagttatatttttattgtcgAGAAGCGTTGTTAACAGCTTCAGGCATGACTGCACAAGTGGACTGCTGGAACTCACTGCAGACTGAGCAATGGTTAACAATACTGTTTTTACTTCATCTGCTTCAGACATGAGGGAGGGCAGTGGAAACCTTATTAGTGAAGTAAAACATCTAAGAGATAAAGATACGATATCCTCATATTTAGAACTCAAGCATCCAGTAAGTAGTCTGACAAATGGATCTAACATGGACAACAGCTCTTTATCAGCGTTGTCGCATTTCAACTTCTTCATTCGGTTATGCAATAAGTCAAGAGCAAACACAGTTATAAGATGTGGGCATGACTTAGCACCAGAAATCAACCCAACGGTCTTTTTCAGATCTCTTGAAATACTTTTCTTTCTGGATGGTAGAGAAGAGACTTGATCTCCAGGACCATTCCTATTGTTAATGCCATCATCAACACGggcatatataaaaacaaaaagatctcCTTGGTCAACAGATGGATTGCTTTCGATACCAGCTGCAATTTGTCTTAACATATTCTCCAGATTAGTTTTGATCTTCGGAGTTAGATGCCGCTGTAGCTGAGCAGTGACCGGAGAGAGTAACGTCAATCCATGGCTTCTGAACGTTACATTTTCAGCAATCAGTTTCAGAGTCTCAAATGACtttcgttttcttgtttctttcattttggATGCGAATTTTTCCACGTCTTTCTGTTCAGCAACCTCTCCAAGGATATCGGTTTCTACCACAGCAAGGAGATCAACCAAACAATGATCTAACTTCCCACACGTAGATTTGGACAGGCACcttgataaaataaaactgaGAGTGTGCCCCAGCACATGCACCTCAGATCCTCGTTTTAAGATAGCACGTAAAACGTTGACTACAATTTGCAGGTACTCCAGCCCAAGTTCTTTCAAACAAGCAGACAGAGCCAATCTGGCTTCATCACGTATGCTCTCCAACCGATTCTTCAAAAAACTGGCAACTTTATGAACTATGGAGGACAGGTTTGAGTCCATTACATCTTCAGGAAGTAGTTTTAGAACCTTCAGTGCAGCCACACTGCTGTTAACATTAACGTTATCAGAATCAGAATTTATCAGCTTCTGCATCTTTGGGAACACAATTTTCTGTAGGCAAGTCCTAATTTCCTCCGCCTCCTGCGGGTAACTATCTTTTGCAAAATGAAACTTATCCAAAATCAAGCAGATAAGTCGCAGCAGGAGTTTTCCCTTTTTTTGATGCTTGTTCATCTCACGAAAACACCGATTCAATAGAGCATAGTATGACTTCCAACTCATATGTGCAGATACAGATGCAAGTGCTTCTGTGCATGCATTTCGGACATTATTCTCTTTTCCATCTTGTCCATCAAGCAAAATATTGAAAAAGACCGAAACCAAAAGTTTTCTCAATACTCCCTGCAACACCAACATTTGCGTAAGTCTTTCGCAGTACAGCAGTTGcatttaaaaatgttagaaattCAAGGGATGACCTCAGGCAGACTGCTATCTTTGACCACATTTGTAAAACGTGAAATTGCCCTTCCTCTACGGTGTACCTACAAGAAATTGAAAGGAGATCAATCACCATAAGGTTTCTAGAATCTTCACGAGCTATATGCTGCTTCATCCTCTATGGGTATAATAAGGTCTCAACAAACACATTGGATTGAGTCAGAGggaaaaataagattagaacaaaacaagaagttGGTTTTGGTTACTGTGTGGTTATCATATCGACTTTGATTATCACCACAGCTCGGATACAAATTGTGGATTCAAGGAATCCTATAATAAAATGACTTACCTGAATGTGAACAATAGATTTAAAAAAGTCTACATTCTCGTCTTCAGAGCATAACGGTCTGAATGCAGAAAGATTTCCGGCATCTGGAAGTTTGGTCACCATCTCCCGTATCAAAAGAAACCACTCCTGTGAAAGATTAATTTGTTTCAGAGAATCGTCAGACCAAAGAAGAAAGCTATGAGTATCCATATTACACCAAATTCAATATCCCTGGCAAGAGACTTATCTATAAAGCAAAGACACAGCAATAAGCTAACCATAAGCAACAGCAATAAACCTGCCCTAGAGCTAGTGTCCAATgaaatttacattatttttcttcCGGGCCTTTCTTTCTGCTCGATTCGGGAGGGTACTGTACCTTTATTATGATGCCTCCTCTGTTTATTGCATCTCCCATGTGTTTCAAAATGAAACTTCTTAAAATGAACAGTATTCGATCTCCTGTCCAGCTTACATCAGCTATTTTGACCTCTTTACCAAGTTCAGAGTGTGATGAAGCCTCTTCGCGAAGTATTGAGGCTGAAAAATCAATGAAAGAAGACAAGAGCTTCTGTGCGCTACCCCTTAACATAATGGATTCTGATGATACGTTGTATATACTCTGTGAGAGTATGATCTTTGTGTGCTGCTCTGaggatttattaaaaaaatctgcaTTAATCTCCACATAAGCATTAACTATCTTTTCATAGTCCAGGTCGTCAACTTCCATGGCTGAGATGGCATTCATATCGCGAATGCGCTTCGCCTGTAGGTTGGGAACCAATTGTTAGTAACaattgcaaaataaataaaaaaagagaaggaaaatgaCTCAGCTTCACACAGAGACATGATACTAACCACATCAACCAGAGAAGAGTCTTTTTCTGCAATAGATTCAAGTAGATCACAAATGCATAATCTAACTTCACAGTCAGCGTCAACAAGTAGAGGAgagattatatttataattttgctGGTACTCTCAATCCCAAGGAACGGTATGATGTCCTGAATAGCTAGCAAAGCCTCACGACGAATATCTGTAAGAACAATAAGACAGTAACATACAAGAGACGTGATATTGTAAGTTTTACACGTGATATTGTAAGTTTTTACCAATAAAAGCAATGATAGTAATCATACCCGAATCTTTTACACTTTTATCCAAGAAAGACAGCAAGACGTCCAAATACTTCATAGCATGAGAGGGATCTCGCACACGCTTTGACAATAATTTAAgaattttcatctctctttcccCATGATACTTGACTGATTTCCTGTACATAAATAACACTTAAAGAAATAGTAGAAACAAGAGGAAATAATTGGGTCCGGTAATTAACAAGAGTCCTAACCTTTTAAATATATCCCCAATGAAAAGAGAATGCAAGCTGTTAATCAGTGCGTCTATATAAGGATCTAAGAATCCACTGATCATATTGGCATCCTCACCAAATTCATTTTCAAGGCAAAGCAGATTCTCTATGAATTTTAAGGCAGAAGACTTTATAGCTTCTGAAGCTGTGGTGACTGTTAGAACTGAAAAAATGTCTGGAACAAGAGACTCCTCCCGAGATAATAGGGTGAAGAGATTACGGCTTCTACTCATTGACAAGAAGCATGAGAAC
It encodes the following:
- the LOC104721736 gene encoding uncharacterized protein LOC104721736; translated protein: MKQSSWGCTIFIQLSLCLIVYVSLHLGHPFFSSNDVDNATPLDLYFISVAGGGFRPLHRQTHLLRLMEKAAETYKAKFVVSSSEHGEDDPLLQHASRVSSSLKIPWYTRKKGSGYSRERIAMPFNGSLDVVFVDIGSLQQDLLGGTLNGSTISQLKRLTRILKAADGDWRIVVGSDSLLTLRKEPKEFARTFYQIMTKYGVNLYISEKGCTSESLTCITVPNQSENRGLTSDSNKREMEDGFLLHRVSFSEFVTYTINSSGQVIDTRLVKQKGKETI
- the LOC104727650 gene encoding U3 small nucleolar RNA-associated protein 20-like — encoded protein: MPIVASQWAPIFALKSSSLLTFLREFLLKDHSVVKAFTNNILSAINNMIWESPEEVIPLLLTLCESQQTSHDGVNIINQIFEGKYERIHSFLEKNLKEIQQNIENTGLVQIDEAKLAIIWGVVNCYPYFRVDSSLLICFKKTLRQHLGVSDADTFSAPELMWQSLLGTALRSCYKLPGRINHSGLEEALSFAKDYKSCVQVLSPVADFLDYIHRPALAHDDRSKAYPELQAKKAVEAFDIFSENLRHPNKDVRLMTLRILCHFETLSSDPSFEEHPPKKKMKTEEIIKSLPKGNVLQLLRSVEETAPTVDTSRMLVGLISTIQKDLSAGRIHEAYVKLVLNGMLGLLHNRYLDLWGPASECLAVLVRNHTGAVWSDFVCYLGQCQLKFETLHDHSENANQSISERHTDLMGRFNSFLFPPSDSTPIATVLSQLLQTLQKASSVAQSRASEILPLLLKFLGYNSENALSVGSYNRQVCKGEDWKRILIQWLTLLKLMKNTRSFCFSQFVNDVLQNRFLDDNDAEIQTNVLECLLLSNDFLLPHRQHLLNLIKPKELREELTTWNLSEDIVEPHRSQIFSIVIRILMPKVRTLKSSASRKHTSIRHRQAVLCFTSQLDVNELALFFALLIKPLNIISEETMDSFWSSGESSMDYFHNSNFLKYFTVDTISTLSRNQKSGFLHVIQHILEVFDESRVRPFLDFLMGCVVRLLGNSAPNIDEERNIDSLAANPSTSYDKENASINHDQAGTALKQFKELRSLCLKIIAHVLDKYEDCDLGSEFWDLFFSAVSPLIKSFKQEGSSSEKPSSLFSCFLSMSRSRNLFTLLSREESLVPDIFSVLTVTTASEAIKSSALKFIENLLCLENEFGEDANMISGFLDPYIDALINSLHSLFIGDIFKRKSVKYHGEREMKILKLLSKRVRDPSHAMKYLDVLLSFLDKSVKDSDIRREALLAIQDIIPFLGIESTSKIINIISPLLVDADCEVRLCICDLLESIAEKDSSLVDVAKRIRDMNAISAMEVDDLDYEKIVNAYVEINADFFNKSSEQHTKIILSQSIYNVSSESIMLRGSAQKLLSSFIDFSASILREEASSHSELGKEVKIADVSWTGDRILFILRSFILKHMGDAINRGGIIIKEWFLLIREMVTKLPDAGNLSAFRPLCSEDENVDFFKSIVHIQVHRRGRAISRFTNVVKDSSLPEGVLRKLLVSVFFNILLDGQDGKENNVRNACTEALASVSAHMSWKSYYALLNRCFREMNKHQKKGKLLLRLICLILDKFHFAKDSYPQEAEEIRTCLQKIVFPKMQKLINSDSDNVNVNSSVAALKVLKLLPEDVMDSNLSSIVHKVASFLKNRLESIRDEARLALSACLKELGLEYLQIVVNVLRAILKRGSEVHVLGHTLSFILSRCLSKSTCGKLDHCLVDLLAVVETDILGEVAEQKDVEKFASKMKETRKRKSFETLKLIAENVTFRSHGLTLLSPVTAQLQRHLTPKIKTNLENMLRQIAAGIESNPSVDQGDLFVFIYARVDDGINNRNGPGDQVSSLPSRKKSISRDLKKTVGLISGAKSCPHLITVFALDLLHNRMKKLKCDNADKELLSMLDPFVRLLTGCLSSKYEDIVSLSLRCFTSLIRFPLPSLMSEADEVKTVLLTIAQSAVSSSSPLVQSCLKLLTTLLDNKNITLSSEQLKMLVQFPMFVDLENLESDTSFIALSLLKAIVKRKLVVPEIYDIATQVSELMVKSQSDPIRKKCKQILLQFIVHYTLSEKRLEQHVNFLLENLRYEYSTGREAVLDMLEALILKFSEPNLGKQSDLDRQSKTLFLQLVLCLANEIDKDVRYHVGALIKLLIGRMSTDQVDSSLLYCLCWYKQQNLRACAAQVLGFFIDTMKKTFRKHIYNILQDAKTILESAVSASSVQLQDTVEEGSLPYWKEAYYSLVMIEKMLEQFPDLSFGKDLEDIWKMVFKFLLHPHVWLREISCRLLNRYFVALAGKKRAESQTLVANSLLEKPSSLFMVAVSLCFQLKEQSTRDNVDVDLLTANIKSEIPQFVSLLSL